In Leisingera methylohalidivorans DSM 14336, a single genomic region encodes these proteins:
- a CDS encoding class I SAM-dependent RNA methyltransferase, protein MTDTARTKATISRLGHQGDGVADGPLFAPRTLPGETVSGFAEGSRLTNIRIETPSEHRVQPACRHYKSCGGCQLQHASDGFVAEWKTEVVRTALTAQGLETEFRPIHTSPPLSRRRATLAVRRTKKGAMAGFHGQASDVITEIPDCQLLEPALMAAIPVAEALAMAGASRKTPLAVTITTSVAGLDILVRNGKPLDGPLRIKLAQLADQYRIARLTWEDEPVAMEQPPVQSFGSARVCPPPGAFLQATLDGEAALLAAVQEVTIGAKRIIDLFAGCGTFALPLAQTAEVHAVEGERSMLEALDAGWRRAAGLKKVTTEVRDLFRNPLLPEDLNPFGAAFDAAVIDPPRAGAEAQTAQLAIARTPVIAYVSCNPVSFARDAKALVAAGYSLDWVQVVDQFRWSAHTELVARFTVKD, encoded by the coding sequence ATGACAGACACAGCCAGAACCAAAGCGACGATCAGCCGGCTGGGCCATCAGGGCGATGGCGTGGCCGATGGACCGTTATTTGCCCCGCGCACCCTGCCGGGAGAAACCGTCTCAGGTTTCGCAGAAGGCAGCCGCCTGACCAATATCCGGATCGAAACCCCTTCCGAGCACCGCGTGCAGCCAGCCTGCCGCCATTACAAATCCTGCGGCGGTTGCCAGCTGCAGCATGCAAGTGACGGATTTGTGGCTGAATGGAAAACGGAAGTCGTGCGCACCGCGTTGACGGCACAAGGGCTGGAGACCGAGTTTCGCCCGATCCACACCTCGCCGCCCCTTTCCCGCCGCCGCGCGACGCTGGCAGTACGGCGCACCAAGAAGGGTGCAATGGCCGGTTTCCATGGTCAGGCGTCTGATGTGATCACTGAAATTCCCGATTGCCAGCTGCTGGAACCTGCATTGATGGCCGCCATTCCAGTTGCAGAGGCGCTGGCGATGGCCGGGGCTAGCCGGAAGACACCGCTGGCCGTGACGATTACGACCTCGGTTGCCGGGCTGGACATCCTGGTCAGGAATGGCAAGCCGCTGGACGGGCCACTGCGTATTAAACTGGCGCAGCTGGCAGATCAGTACCGGATTGCCCGATTGACCTGGGAGGATGAACCGGTTGCGATGGAACAACCGCCGGTGCAATCCTTTGGTTCGGCGCGCGTTTGCCCGCCGCCCGGGGCCTTCCTGCAGGCCACACTCGACGGTGAGGCGGCGTTGCTGGCGGCGGTTCAGGAAGTGACAATCGGTGCCAAGCGGATCATCGATTTATTTGCTGGCTGCGGCACGTTTGCCCTGCCTTTGGCGCAGACCGCCGAAGTGCATGCGGTGGAAGGTGAGCGTTCAATGCTGGAAGCATTGGACGCAGGCTGGCGCAGGGCGGCAGGACTGAAGAAAGTCACCACCGAGGTCCGCGACTTGTTCCGCAATCCGTTGCTGCCCGAGGATTTGAACCCGTTTGGTGCTGCCTTTGATGCAGCTGTGATTGATCCGCCCCGTGCAGGCGCCGAGGCGCAGACTGCGCAACTGGCCATAGCCCGGACACCTGTGATCGCCTATGTGTCCTGCAATCCGGTAAGTTTTGCCCGCGACGCTAAAGCGTTGGTTGCGGCGGGCTACAGCCTTGACTGGGTGCAGGTTGTTGACCAGTTCCGCTGGTCGGCCCACACCGAACTGGTTGCGCGATTCACCGTGAAAGACTGA
- a CDS encoding Hsp33 family molecular chaperone HslO: MTLGSKIAWDDTVLPFQLDASDMRGRVARLDGVLDGILRQHDYPPVVEALVAEMALLTALIGQTISLRWKLSLQVQSKGAVRMIATDYYAPQKEGEIGRIRAYASFDRDRITDSNPFDQVGEGYFAIMIDQGKGTKPYQGITPLSGGSLRACAEAYFAQSEQLPTMFKMSFGKSSEPGVDEHWRAGGIMLQSMPKASPFAANSEGSGEILQASDLVSGDQEENWNRATMLLNTVEALELIGPSVSPTDLLIRLFHEEQPRVFDVQPVRFGCTCSEDRVRQSLSIYSAKDIGTMTNEDGRVTADCQFCSAHYDLDPASVGFEAENSPSE; the protein is encoded by the coding sequence ATGACACTTGGTTCGAAAATCGCGTGGGACGATACCGTCCTGCCCTTCCAGCTTGATGCATCGGACATGCGCGGCCGCGTTGCGCGGCTGGACGGCGTGCTGGACGGTATCCTGAGACAACACGACTACCCGCCGGTGGTCGAGGCGCTGGTTGCCGAGATGGCGCTGTTGACGGCACTGATCGGGCAGACGATTTCCCTGCGCTGGAAGCTGTCGTTGCAGGTGCAGTCCAAGGGTGCTGTGCGGATGATCGCGACCGACTATTACGCACCGCAAAAAGAAGGCGAAATCGGACGGATCCGCGCCTATGCAAGTTTCGACCGTGACCGGATTACGGATAGCAACCCGTTTGATCAAGTAGGGGAAGGGTATTTTGCCATTATGATCGATCAGGGCAAAGGCACCAAGCCCTACCAAGGTATCACCCCGTTGTCTGGCGGGTCGCTGCGGGCCTGTGCCGAGGCTTATTTTGCCCAATCCGAACAGCTGCCGACCATGTTCAAGATGAGCTTTGGTAAATCATCCGAGCCTGGAGTTGACGAACATTGGCGCGCGGGCGGCATTATGTTGCAGAGTATGCCCAAGGCTTCGCCTTTTGCTGCAAACAGCGAAGGATCGGGTGAAATCCTGCAAGCCAGCGATCTGGTGTCTGGTGATCAGGAAGAGAACTGGAACCGGGCCACGATGCTGCTAAACACAGTCGAGGCATTGGAGCTGATCGGGCCATCAGTTTCCCCGACCGATCTGCTGATACGATTGTTTCACGAGGAACAACCGCGGGTCTTTGATGTCCAGCCCGTCCGTTTCGGCTGCACTTGCTCCGAAGACCGGGTGCGTCAAAGCCTGTCGATCTATTCCGCCAAAGACATCGGCACCATGACAAACGAGGATGGCCGGGTCACAGCAGATTGCCAGTTCTGCAGCGCGCATTATGATTTGGACCCGGCAAGCGTTGGGTTCGAAGCGGAAAACTCGCCCAGTGAGTGA
- a CDS encoding ion transporter, with amino-acid sequence MTGTQAFTPTRRLAAILDSDRFGRFITAVILVNAVTLGLETAPSVMAKVGGLIHLIDYICLSIFVVEILAKLFVRRLRFFLSGWNVFDFVIVGIALAPGAQGLSVLRALRILRVLRVISVAPRLRRVVEGFITALPGMGSVFLLMAIIFYIGSVIATKLFGQDFPEWFGDLGRSAYSLFQIMTLESWSMGIVRPVMEVHPHAWAFFVPFIMVTTFAVVNLLVGLIVNSMQDAHGEEEVERTDAYRDEVLSRLEAIEQRLSSQTAPDRKL; translated from the coding sequence ATGACTGGTACCCAAGCGTTCACCCCGACACGCCGCCTTGCAGCGATTCTGGACAGTGACCGGTTCGGCCGGTTTATTACCGCTGTCATCCTGGTCAATGCAGTCACTCTGGGGCTGGAGACTGCGCCATCTGTCATGGCCAAGGTTGGCGGTCTGATTCACTTGATCGACTACATCTGCTTGTCGATTTTTGTGGTGGAGATTCTGGCCAAACTTTTTGTACGCAGGTTGCGGTTTTTCCTGAGCGGCTGGAATGTGTTCGATTTTGTGATCGTCGGCATTGCGCTGGCACCAGGGGCGCAAGGGCTGTCAGTTCTGCGGGCGCTGCGTATCTTGCGGGTGCTTCGGGTTATTTCGGTTGCACCGCGCCTGCGCCGGGTGGTTGAGGGTTTCATCACCGCGCTGCCGGGGATGGGCTCGGTGTTCCTGCTGATGGCAATTATTTTCTACATCGGGTCTGTGATTGCTACCAAGCTGTTCGGCCAGGACTTCCCGGAATGGTTCGGCGACTTGGGCCGCAGCGCCTATTCGTTGTTTCAGATCATGACGCTGGAAAGCTGGTCGATGGGGATCGTGCGACCGGTAATGGAAGTGCATCCGCACGCCTGGGCGTTCTTCGTGCCGTTCATCATGGTGACGACTTTTGCTGTGGTGAACCTTCTCGTCGGTCTGATCGTGAACTCCATGCAGGATGCCCATGGGGAAGAAGAGGTGGAACGCACAGATGCCTATAGGGACGAAGTGCTGAGCCGGCTGGAAGCGATTGAACAGAGGCTAAGCAGTCAAACAGCCCCGGACAGAAAATTGTGA
- a CDS encoding CoA pyrophosphatase gives MSEAAQNLANRIAAALKHQGGDSSDFDLNPGTVLPEGRKLRPAGVLVPISVAGRVPRLILTKRSSALKHHPGQIAFPGGKVEAGDTDACAAALREAWEEIGLPQELPQIIGCLPKHETVTGFSVTPVVALIGEEFSVYPEAGEVAEVFSVPLAHVLQPDNYIIESRRWRGARRRYYTVPYGSYYIWGATARMLRGFAARMEK, from the coding sequence GTGAGTGAGGCCGCGCAGAACCTTGCCAACAGAATTGCTGCCGCGCTGAAACACCAGGGCGGCGACTCTTCCGACTTTGATCTCAACCCCGGCACCGTGCTGCCAGAGGGACGTAAGCTGCGGCCAGCCGGCGTGCTGGTGCCTATCTCTGTCGCCGGCAGAGTACCACGGCTTATTTTAACCAAACGCTCCTCTGCGTTGAAGCATCATCCGGGGCAGATCGCCTTTCCCGGCGGAAAAGTTGAGGCTGGTGACACGGACGCCTGCGCTGCAGCGTTGCGCGAAGCTTGGGAAGAAATCGGTCTGCCGCAGGAGCTTCCGCAGATCATCGGCTGCCTGCCTAAGCATGAGACGGTAACCGGATTTTCTGTGACACCGGTTGTAGCGCTGATCGGTGAGGAGTTTTCAGTGTACCCGGAAGCAGGTGAAGTGGCTGAAGTCTTTTCAGTCCCGCTGGCCCATGTGCTGCAGCCAGACAATTACATTATTGAGTCCCGCCGCTGGCGCGGCGCCCGCCGCCGCTACTATACCGTTCCATACGGCTCTTATTACATATGGGGCGCCACCGCGCGGATGCTGCGCGGATTTGCGGCACGGATGGAGAAATAA
- a CDS encoding PP2C family protein-serine/threonine phosphatase: protein MDNEDHTVAGSIRRVLVVDDSRLQRRILVASLKKWGFEVVEAESGEAAMEICQAETPDLILSDWMMPGMNGLEFCRAFRARSSEDYAYFILLTSKSEKNEVAEGLDAGADDFLTKPVSSDELRARISAGERILRMQRELSEKNRIVSETLGELQRVYDAIDKDLIQARKIQESLVPELSKDFGSSTVSLLLKPCGHIGGDLVGMISPGVNRIGFYSIDVSGHGITSAMMTARLGGYLSSNYFDQNVGMEKRFNRFYALRQPEEVASLLNARLIADTGIEEYFTMAYCIADLRSGVVKIVQAGHPHPLLLRKNGDLEFIGKGGVPVGLVPDIGYSQEEFVMERGDRLLLFSDGFTEARLEDGSMLEPEGLLELVQKCGSEQSSKEFLDDLYWHLTQVMSKEHGLEDDVSATLFEYQGP from the coding sequence ATGGACAACGAGGACCACACAGTGGCCGGATCAATACGCCGTGTGCTGGTTGTCGATGACAGCCGACTGCAAAGACGCATCCTTGTGGCCTCTCTCAAAAAGTGGGGATTTGAGGTTGTTGAGGCCGAGAGCGGCGAGGCCGCTATGGAGATCTGTCAGGCGGAAACGCCAGACCTGATCCTCAGCGACTGGATGATGCCGGGCATGAACGGGCTGGAATTCTGCCGCGCCTTCCGCGCCCGCTCCAGCGAGGATTATGCCTATTTCATCCTGCTGACATCAAAAAGCGAAAAGAACGAGGTTGCAGAAGGGCTTGACGCAGGTGCCGACGATTTCCTGACCAAGCCGGTCAGTTCGGATGAGCTGCGGGCGCGGATTTCTGCGGGTGAGCGGATCCTGAGAATGCAGCGGGAACTGTCCGAGAAGAACCGTATCGTGTCCGAAACGCTGGGGGAGTTGCAGCGTGTTTATGATGCAATCGACAAGGACCTGATCCAAGCTCGCAAGATTCAGGAATCACTGGTGCCGGAACTGTCCAAGGATTTTGGATCCTCCACCGTCAGTCTCCTGCTGAAACCCTGCGGCCATATTGGCGGTGATCTCGTGGGAATGATTTCTCCAGGTGTGAACAGAATCGGTTTTTATTCTATCGACGTGTCCGGTCATGGCATTACTTCGGCAATGATGACAGCACGTCTGGGCGGCTATCTCTCCTCGAATTACTTCGATCAGAATGTCGGGATGGAGAAACGCTTCAACCGGTTTTATGCACTGCGCCAGCCGGAGGAAGTCGCCAGCCTGCTGAATGCACGGCTGATCGCTGATACAGGGATCGAAGAGTACTTCACCATGGCCTATTGCATCGCTGATTTGCGCAGCGGTGTCGTCAAGATAGTGCAAGCCGGGCACCCGCATCCGTTACTGCTGCGCAAAAACGGTGACCTGGAGTTCATCGGCAAGGGCGGCGTGCCGGTGGGTTTGGTCCCCGATATCGGCTACAGCCAGGAAGAATTCGTTATGGAACGCGGCGACCGTCTGCTGCTGTTCTCTGACGGCTTTACGGAGGCGCGGCTGGAAGACGGTTCCATGCTTGAGCCGGAGGGTCTGCTGGAGCTGGTGCAAAAATGCGGGTCAGAGCAAAGCAGCAAGGAATTCCTGGATGATCTTTACTGGCATCTGACGCAAGTCATGAGCAAGGAACACGGGCTTGAGGATGACGTCTCGGCCACATTGTTCGAGTATCAGGGGCCGTAG
- a CDS encoding ABC transporter ATP-binding protein, which yields MNIGNLIDAFRPADGPPPQRLGAFLRWCLAGAWPMLFLAAAFSALAGGMEAGTAYILGMVIDTAIASGPEQFFSGRNMAVIALALGFFMFVRPVLFGLSAASNAIVVQPNVNPLVLSRLNRWTLGQSVRFFDDDFAGRIAQKQMQTATAVTSVASEMINVVAFALASLAGSLALLGSIDWRITGVFLVWLIAYFALIRWFLPRVRKRSGARAGARAMVTGQVVDSITNIKTVKLFAHADHEERTAQDAMVSFREKSLHFGYLAASFRFCLMCLAGVLPVLMIGATLFLWQSGTATEGDIVAAGAVSIRIAQMTGWVSFTLMAIYSNVGEIENGMKTLSVRARVEDRPDAKPLQVSEGGIVFDQVEFAYGRDVGGVQGISLTIQPGEKLGIVGASGAGKSTLVSLLLRLYDGEMGQILIDGQNIADVTQNSLRSRIGMVTQETAMFNRSARENILYGRPDASEADLIAAAEKAEAHEFITELEDGQGHKGYDAFLGERGVKLSGGQRQRIALARAILKDAPILVLDEATSALDSEVEAAIQAALHRVMEGKTVLAIAHRLSTLSEMDRIIVMEKGRIAESGSHEELLAKAGLYAAFWARQSGGFICTDENKAAAE from the coding sequence ATGAACATAGGCAATCTTATCGACGCCTTCCGTCCGGCCGATGGCCCGCCGCCGCAGCGGCTGGGGGCCTTCCTGCGCTGGTGCCTTGCCGGCGCGTGGCCGATGCTGTTTCTGGCGGCAGCGTTTTCGGCTCTGGCCGGTGGGATGGAGGCGGGCACCGCCTATATCCTAGGCATGGTAATCGATACTGCAATCGCCAGCGGGCCGGAACAGTTCTTCTCAGGCCGGAACATGGCGGTGATCGCGCTGGCGCTGGGCTTCTTCATGTTTGTGCGCCCGGTGCTGTTCGGCCTGTCTGCGGCCTCCAACGCCATCGTGGTGCAGCCCAATGTGAACCCGCTGGTTCTGTCCCGCCTCAACCGCTGGACGCTGGGTCAGTCGGTCCGGTTCTTCGACGACGATTTTGCTGGCCGCATCGCCCAGAAACAGATGCAAACGGCGACGGCTGTCACCTCGGTCGCCAGCGAGATGATCAACGTGGTTGCCTTTGCGCTGGCCTCTTTAGCGGGCTCTTTGGCCTTGTTGGGCTCTATCGACTGGCGCATTACCGGGGTGTTTCTGGTCTGGCTTATTGCCTATTTCGCGCTGATCCGCTGGTTTTTGCCGCGTGTCCGCAAGCGGTCTGGCGCGCGGGCCGGTGCGCGGGCGATGGTGACGGGCCAAGTGGTGGACTCGATCACCAACATCAAGACGGTGAAACTGTTTGCACATGCCGACCATGAGGAGCGCACCGCCCAGGACGCCATGGTCTCCTTCCGGGAAAAGTCTCTGCATTTCGGCTATCTCGCGGCCAGCTTCCGGTTCTGCCTGATGTGCCTGGCCGGCGTGCTGCCTGTGCTGATGATCGGCGCGACACTGTTCCTGTGGCAGTCGGGCACGGCGACTGAGGGCGACATCGTAGCCGCTGGGGCGGTCTCGATCCGCATTGCCCAGATGACCGGCTGGGTCAGCTTCACGTTGATGGCGATCTATTCCAATGTGGGCGAGATCGAGAACGGCATGAAGACCCTCTCGGTCCGTGCCAGGGTCGAAGACCGGCCCGATGCCAAACCGCTGCAGGTCAGCGAAGGCGGGATCGTCTTTGACCAGGTGGAATTTGCCTATGGCCGTGATGTGGGCGGGGTCCAGGGCATCAGCCTGACCATTCAACCAGGTGAAAAACTGGGCATTGTCGGCGCTTCGGGTGCCGGGAAATCGACTCTCGTTTCCCTTCTTCTCAGGCTCTATGACGGGGAAATGGGCCAGATTCTGATCGACGGCCAGAACATCGCCGACGTCACTCAGAACTCGCTGCGCAGCCGGATCGGCATGGTCACCCAGGAGACCGCAATGTTCAACCGCTCGGCGCGGGAGAACATACTTTACGGCCGACCGGATGCCTCCGAAGCAGACCTGATCGCCGCGGCAGAAAAGGCCGAGGCGCATGAGTTCATCACCGAGTTGGAGGATGGGCAGGGCCACAAAGGCTATGACGCTTTTCTGGGCGAGCGCGGTGTGAAACTCTCGGGCGGGCAGCGGCAGCGGATTGCTCTGGCCCGGGCTATCCTGAAGGACGCGCCCATTTTAGTCTTGGACGAGGCAACCTCAGCGCTGGATTCCGAAGTGGAGGCGGCCATTCAGGCCGCACTGCACCGGGTAATGGAGGGTAAGACGGTACTGGCGATCGCGCATCGTTTGTCGACCCTGAGCGAGATGGATCGGATCATAGTAATGGAGAAAGGGCGGATCGCTGAAAGCGGCAGCCATGAAGAGCTGCTGGCCAAGGCCGGGCTCTATGCAGCATTTTGGGCGCGCCAGTCCGGTGGCTTCATTTGTACAGATGAGAACAAGGCTGCGGCTGAATAG
- a CDS encoding CCA tRNA nucleotidyltransferase, with amino-acid sequence MRIDQPWLKDPATQAVCKAVMGDGAQVLFVGGCVRNALLGEAVSDMDIATDALPGQVVALAGRAGIKAVPTGIDHGTVTLIKNGIPHEITTFRKDVATDGRRAVVAYSTEITEDARRRDFTMNAIYARPDGEIVDPLGGMADLQKRRIRFIGTAENRIREDYLRSLRYFRFHAWYGDHTLGFDPNALAAIAANLEGLATLSKERVGAEIMKLLAAPDPAPAVAAMRQAGVLAQILPGSDDRALAPLIHLEANRPASALRRLGALGGHGLKDALRLSKAQASHLETVREAAAGAAGAGELGYRIGAEQALDAMLLRTAMLEQPVSPTLETDIALGAGMVFPVKARDLLPDLKGPALGSALKKMETEWVASGFSLSREQLLDSLR; translated from the coding sequence ATGCGGATTGACCAACCCTGGTTGAAGGATCCTGCCACCCAAGCAGTTTGCAAGGCGGTCATGGGAGATGGTGCGCAGGTTCTGTTTGTCGGCGGGTGCGTTCGCAACGCGCTGCTGGGGGAGGCGGTTTCCGATATGGACATTGCTACTGACGCACTGCCGGGGCAGGTGGTGGCGCTGGCAGGTCGAGCCGGCATCAAGGCGGTTCCTACCGGTATTGACCATGGTACAGTGACGTTGATCAAGAACGGCATTCCGCATGAGATCACCACCTTCCGTAAGGATGTGGCTACCGATGGCCGCCGGGCTGTCGTGGCGTATTCAACCGAAATCACTGAGGACGCCCGCCGGCGCGATTTCACCATGAACGCGATTTATGCCCGTCCGGATGGAGAGATTGTCGATCCTTTGGGCGGCATGGCTGATTTGCAGAAACGCCGGATCCGGTTCATCGGCACAGCAGAGAACCGCATCCGCGAGGATTACTTGCGTTCGTTACGCTATTTTCGCTTTCACGCTTGGTACGGCGATCACACGTTGGGCTTTGACCCGAATGCGCTGGCGGCGATTGCGGCCAACCTTGAGGGGTTGGCTACACTGTCTAAGGAACGTGTCGGTGCCGAGATAATGAAGCTTTTGGCGGCGCCTGACCCTGCACCAGCGGTCGCCGCCATGCGTCAGGCAGGCGTGTTGGCGCAGATCCTCCCGGGATCGGATGACCGCGCGCTGGCGCCACTGATACACTTGGAAGCAAACCGTCCGGCATCCGCGCTCCGCCGGTTGGGTGCGCTAGGGGGTCATGGTCTGAAGGACGCCCTGCGGCTAAGTAAAGCGCAGGCCTCTCATCTTGAGACAGTCCGGGAGGCCGCGGCAGGCGCGGCCGGGGCGGGAGAACTGGGTTACCGGATAGGGGCGGAACAGGCACTGGATGCCATGCTGTTGCGCACTGCCATGCTGGAACAGCCAGTTTCCCCCACCTTAGAGACTGATATTGCTTTGGGTGCAGGAATGGTCTTTCCAGTGAAAGCCCGCGATCTTCTGCCCGATCTCAAGGGTCCGGCGCTGGGTTCTGCATTAAAGAAAATGGAGACGGAATGGGTTGCCTCTGGGTTCTCCCTGAGCCGCGAGCAGCTGCTGGACTCCCTCCGCTGA
- a CDS encoding NUDIX hydrolase, translating into MIRRFGRTPENGQRYRMRPGAYALLPRNGKLLITCQFAPQPDLQLPGGGIDPGESPIPALHREVYEETGWKIAKPRKMGVFRRFAFMPEYGLWAEKICHIYIARPLRRIGPPAEDGHEALWIDPQEAAMRLGNAGDRHFAAQLAARL; encoded by the coding sequence GTGATCAGGCGATTTGGTAGGACACCAGAGAACGGCCAGCGGTACCGGATGCGCCCGGGCGCCTATGCTTTGCTACCGCGGAACGGCAAGCTGCTGATCACCTGCCAGTTTGCGCCTCAACCAGACCTGCAACTGCCAGGTGGTGGTATCGATCCGGGCGAATCACCCATTCCCGCACTGCACCGAGAGGTTTATGAAGAAACCGGCTGGAAGATCGCCAAGCCACGAAAAATGGGCGTGTTCCGGCGCTTCGCCTTTATGCCGGAATACGGCCTTTGGGCTGAAAAGATCTGCCATATCTATATCGCCCGCCCATTGCGACGAATCGGCCCGCCTGCAGAAGACGGGCATGAAGCGCTGTGGATCGACCCGCAGGAAGCCGCCATGCGGCTGGGCAATGCTGGCGACCGGCATTTCGCAGCCCAACTGGCAGCCCGGTTGTAG
- a CDS encoding ABC transporter ATP-binding protein — translation MFRFFENLIDPYCAHPETNTPPTRLWPFLRDFSKPFKTVFILTALMSVLVAGIEVGLIYYMGRIVDLMSGTPSQVWEAYGTELILVALFILLLRPLIQLLDVMLLNNAILPNFGTLIRWRAHKHVLRQSVGWFENDFAGRIANRIMQTPPAAGEVIFQVFDAITFSLAYLVGAAVLLWVADVRLMLPLAIWFALYAMLVMWTVKRVGPASQASSDARSTVTGRVVDSYSNIHSVKMFAHHDNELTYARDAIENTRRTFQAEMRIFTVMDAALVTLNGLLIVGVVGWAVMLWSQGTASVGLVAAATALTLRLNAMTGWIMWALTSFFRQLGVVAEGMETIAQPIDLVDAANAEPLQLANGKIELRNLSHHYGREAGGLDRISLTIRPGEKIGLIGRSGAGKSTLVKLLLRFYDAEIGQILIDGQDIRAVTQDSLRCRIGMVQQDSALMHRSVRDNLLYGRPDATEEEMIAAAKQAQAHAFILDLEDPQGREGYDAHVGERGVKLSGGQRQRVTLARVILKDAPILVLDEATSALDSEVEAAIQETLYGMMQGKTVIAIAHRLSTIAQMDRILVMDQGRIVEEGSHETLLQAQGLYAQLWARQSGGFLNIEAAE, via the coding sequence ATGTTTCGTTTCTTTGAAAACCTCATTGACCCTTATTGCGCCCACCCTGAGACCAACACGCCGCCAACCCGGCTGTGGCCGTTCCTGCGCGATTTTTCCAAGCCGTTCAAAACTGTCTTTATCCTGACCGCGCTGATGTCGGTGCTGGTCGCCGGTATAGAAGTGGGGCTGATCTACTACATGGGCCGGATTGTCGACCTGATGTCCGGCACGCCCAGTCAGGTTTGGGAGGCTTATGGAACCGAGCTGATCCTGGTTGCTCTGTTCATTCTGCTGCTGCGGCCATTGATCCAGCTTCTGGATGTGATGCTGTTGAATAATGCGATCCTGCCGAACTTCGGCACCCTGATCCGCTGGCGGGCCCATAAACACGTGTTGCGTCAGTCGGTGGGCTGGTTCGAGAATGACTTTGCAGGCCGGATTGCCAACCGGATCATGCAAACCCCTCCAGCCGCGGGGGAGGTGATTTTTCAGGTCTTTGATGCCATCACCTTCTCGCTGGCCTATCTTGTCGGTGCAGCCGTTCTGCTGTGGGTAGCGGACGTGCGGCTGATGCTGCCGCTGGCCATCTGGTTTGCGCTTTATGCGATGCTGGTGATGTGGACCGTCAAGCGGGTCGGCCCGGCCAGCCAGGCATCGTCTGATGCGCGCTCTACCGTGACAGGGCGTGTGGTCGACAGCTATTCCAACATCCATTCGGTTAAGATGTTCGCACATCACGACAACGAGCTGACCTATGCCCGCGATGCGATCGAGAACACCCGTAGGACGTTTCAGGCGGAGATGCGTATCTTCACCGTTATGGATGCCGCACTGGTTACGCTGAACGGGCTGCTGATTGTTGGCGTGGTCGGCTGGGCGGTTATGCTGTGGTCGCAGGGAACCGCCTCGGTGGGCCTGGTGGCGGCGGCCACGGCGCTGACGCTGCGGCTCAACGCAATGACCGGCTGGATCATGTGGGCATTGACCTCCTTTTTCCGCCAGCTGGGTGTTGTGGCTGAAGGAATGGAAACCATCGCTCAGCCTATCGACCTGGTGGATGCCGCCAATGCAGAACCGCTGCAGCTAGCCAATGGGAAGATCGAACTGCGCAACCTTTCGCACCATTACGGACGTGAGGCAGGCGGTCTGGACCGGATCAGCCTGACCATCCGGCCGGGCGAGAAAATCGGCCTGATCGGTCGCTCCGGCGCCGGCAAGTCGACTCTGGTGAAGCTGCTTTTACGGTTTTATGACGCCGAAATCGGCCAGATTCTGATCGACGGTCAGGACATCCGCGCGGTGACGCAGGACTCGTTGCGCTGCCGCATCGGTATGGTGCAGCAGGACAGTGCGCTGATGCACCGGTCTGTGCGGGACAATCTTCTGTACGGTCGTCCTGACGCCACCGAAGAGGAGATGATCGCCGCCGCCAAACAAGCGCAGGCGCATGCGTTCATTCTGGATCTGGAGGATCCGCAGGGACGCGAGGGCTATGATGCCCATGTGGGCGAGCGCGGGGTTAAATTGTCGGGCGGCCAGCGCCAGCGGGTGACGCTGGCCCGGGTGATCCTTAAGGACGCGCCGATCCTGGTTCTGGACGAGGCTACCTCGGCGCTGGATTCCGAGGTCGAGGCGGCGATTCAGGAAACGCTGTACGGCATGATGCAGGGCAAGACGGTAATCGCCATAGCACATAGGCTATCCACCATTGCGCAGATGGACCGTATTTTGGTGATGGATCAGGGCCGTATAGTTGAAGAAGGGTCGCATGAGACGCTCTTGCAGGCGCAGGGGCTTTATGCACAGCTTTGGGCGCGCCAGTCCGGCGGCTTCTTGAACATCGAGGCAGCAGAATGA
- a CDS encoding L,D-transpeptidase family protein, whose translation MDRRAFGFGAAASLALAGCSISSGTVSRFQSYDGPQVTSIVINKGTRKLYLMHNEEILREYEVDLGFAPLGHKAFEGDGKTPEGTYVIDRRNPNSRYHLSVGISYPNRQDRANAHAQGKRPGGEIFIHGEPNNHKERKRAARVDDWTAGCIAVSNEEIEEIYAMVQDGTVIALRP comes from the coding sequence ATGGACAGAAGGGCATTTGGTTTCGGTGCAGCCGCGAGCCTTGCGCTGGCCGGTTGCAGCATTTCCAGCGGCACAGTGAGCCGCTTTCAGTCATATGACGGACCGCAAGTGACTTCGATCGTGATCAACAAGGGTACGCGTAAGCTTTACCTGATGCACAACGAAGAAATTCTGCGCGAGTATGAGGTCGACCTGGGGTTTGCACCGCTGGGGCATAAGGCTTTCGAGGGCGACGGAAAGACACCTGAGGGCACCTATGTTATTGACCGGCGCAATCCCAACAGCCGCTATCATCTGTCGGTGGGAATCTCTTACCCGAACCGGCAGGACCGGGCCAATGCGCATGCTCAAGGCAAGCGGCCAGGCGGTGAGATCTTCATCCACGGAGAGCCGAACAACCACAAGGAGCGCAAGCGCGCAGCCCGGGTGGATGACTGGACTGCCGGGTGTATCGCAGTATCAAATGAAGAAATCGAAGAGATCTA